From the genome of Alcanivorax sp.:
GTCAGTGACCGTATCCGGGTACTGCACCAGCTGCCCACCACCCACAAGGGCATTCTGGTGGTGCCGGTCAACACCCTGATGCAGCGGCTGGCACCGCCGCTGCACATCACCGGCAACAGCTTCCTGCTCAAGGTCGGCGATGTGTTCGACATGGAGGCCACCCGGGAACGGCTGGTGGCCTGCGGCTACCGCCAGCGTGACAACGTTTATGAGCACGGCGAATTTGCCGTACGTGGCGCCATCATGGATATCTATCCCATGGGCGCACCGCAGCCATTCCGCATCGAGCTGTTCGATGACGAGATCGAGTCCCTGCGCCTGTTCGAAGCGGAAAGCCAACGCTCCACCGGCAAGGTGGAAGATATCACCCTGTTGCCCGCTGCCGAATTCCCGCTCAGCGCCGAGGGCATTGCCCGTTTCCGCAGCAATTTCCGCGACACCTTCGACGTGGACACCCGCCATGTGCCGCTCTATCAGGATGTGACCGACGGCCTGGCCGCCCCCGGGCTGGAGTACTACCTGCCGCTGTTCTTCGAGCACATGGCTACCCTGTTCGATTACCTGCCAGAGGATGTGCGCCTGATCGAGCTGGCCGATTGCCAGCCCGCCATCGAGCATTTCTGGGATGACGTGGAACAGCGCTACGAATCCCGCCGCCACGATATCCACCGTCCCATTCTGGCGCCCTGGCAGCTGTATCTGCGCCCGGAAGAGCTGGGTGCGGCCCTCAAGCAACACCCGCGGGCCCGTCAGAACGACAGTGACACAGCGCTCCAGTTTGATGTGGCTGCGATGCCGCCACTGACCGCGGACGTGCGCGCCAGCAATCCCCTGGCCCTGCTGCATACCTTCTCCGATGCCCACCCGGATACCCGCATCCTGATCTGTGCGGAAACCGCGGGGCGCCGGGAGGCCATGCTGGAACTGATGCAGAAGATCCACATCCAGCCGGTGATGAAGGAAAACTGGCCGGATTTTATCGCCGATCCTGCGCGCTGGAGCCTGACCCGCGGGGAACTGGATGCCGGCTTTTATGCGCCGGACCACCAGTTGCTGGTGGTCACCGAAAACGATCTTTACGGCGAGCGCGTTCTACAGCGTCGACGCCGCAAATCCAGCAGTGACGACGGCGCCGCTGAGCAGGCCTTCCGCTCCCTGGGCGAACTCACCGTGGGCTCCCCGGTGGTCCACCTTGAACATGGTGTGGGCCGCTATCTGGGCCTGACCCATATGGAAGTGGACCGCCAGCAGCACGAATTCCTGCTGCTGGAGTACGCCGGCGGCGACAAGCTTTACGTGCCGGTATCCTCCCTGCACCTGATCAGCCGCTATGGCGGTGGCGATACGGCTCCGCTCAACAAGCTGGGCACGGAACAGTGGAGCAAGGCGCGCCAGAAAGCGGCGGAGAAAATCCACGACGTGGCCGCCGAACTGCTCAACACCTATGCCCGTCGGGAAGCCCGCGAAGGCCGCCAGTTCGATGTGGACATGAGCGACTACGAGCGCTTCAGCGCCGGCTTCCCGTTCGAGGAAACCCCGGACCAGCAGGCCGCCATTGCCTCGGTCGTCACCGACATGCAATCCAGTCGCCCCATGGACCGGCTGGTGTGTGGCGACGTGGGCTTCGGCAAGACCGAAGTGGCCATGCGTGCCGCCTTTGTGGCAGTGGAGAACCAAACCCAGGTGGCGGTGCTGGTGCCCACCACCCTGCTCGCCCAGCAGCACTATGAATCCTTCACCGACCGTTTTGCCGACTGGCCGGTGAATATCGAAGTGCTGTCCCGTTTCCGCAGTGCCAAGGAAAAGACCCAGGTGCTGCAGCGGCTCAGCGAAGGCAAGGTGGACATTCTGGTGGGCACCCACCAGCTGTTGCAGGAAACCGTGGCCTTCGACAACCTGGGCCTGATCATCGTGGACGAGGAACACCGCTTCGGGGTCCGCCACAAGGAGCGCCTCAAGCAGATGCGCGCCGAGTGCGACATCCTCACCCTTACTGCCACCCCGATCCCGCGGACCCTGAACATGGCCATGAGTGGCATGCGCGATATTTCCATCATCGCCACCCCGCCACAGAAACGCCTGTCGGTGAAGACCTTTGTGCAGCAACACAACGACACCGCCATCAAGGAAGCCCTGCTTCGGGAGCTGCTCCGTGGTGGCCAGGTGTACTACCTGCACAACGACATCGACACCATGGAAAAGACCGCGGAGGACATCCGCAAGCTGGTGCCCGATGCTCGCGTCGGTATCGCCCATGGCCAGATGCGTGAGCGAGAACTGGAAGCGGTAATGAGCGACTTCTACCACCGTCGCTTCAACGTGCTGGTGTGTACCACTATCGTGGAAACCGGTATCGACGTCCCCAGCGCCAACACCATCATCATCGACCGCGCCGACAAGCTCGGTCTGGCCCAGCTGCACCAGCTGCGTGGCCGTGTCGGCCGCAGCCATCACCAGGCCTACGCCTACCTGATCACCCCCAGCCCCAAGGTGATGACCAAGGATGCCCTCAAGCGCCTGGAAGCCATCGAGCAGGCCACCGATCTGGGGGCCGGTTTCATGCTCGCCAGCCAGGATCTGGAGATCCGCGGTGCCGGCGAACTGCTGGGCGAAGAGCAGCACGGCAACATCGAAACCATCGGCTTCAGCCTGTACATGGAAATGCTGGAACAGGCCGTGGAAGCGCTCAAGCGCGGCGAACAGCCCGATGTGGAAAAGCCCCTCAGCGGCGGCCCGGAACTGAACCTGCGCATCCCGGCCCTGATCCCCGAAGACTACCTGCCGGATGTGTTCGGCCGCCTGACCCTCTACAAGCGCATCGCCGGCTGCAAGACCCGCGATGGCCTTAAGGAACTGCAGGTGGAAATGATCGACCGCTTCGGGCTGCTGCCGGAACCGGTGAAGAACCTGTTCGCAGTCACCGAGCTGCGCCAGCAGGCGGACCGTCTCGGCATCATCCGCCTGGACGCCCACGCCAGCGGCGGCAAGGTGGAATTCGGCGAACGCACCCCGGTGGATCCGCTCACCATCGTCAAACTGGTTCAGTCCGGCCCCAACCGCTTCAAGCTGGAGGGCGCCAATGTGTTGCGGTTTGTGGAAGGCAGCGAGACCGCGGAAGAGCGCATCGAGGCAGTCAACGCACTGCTGAAACGGTTGTCGGCGCAGAGTATCAAGAAGGACTGAAGGGCGAGTTGAAAGTTAAAAGTTCAAAGTTGAAACGCGGCCCGCAGATGGAGGAGATTCGAACGGTTTTCTCCGCGCACCAACACCGGGGGCGCGGGCACGGCGTGAATCCATCAAGCCACCTGGCCCGCGCTTTTAAACTTTCAACTTTAAACTTTGAACTGAACGCCCACCCCCGTCACAAATTTCTCCAGCCCCACCCCTTCCCCGGTGAATTACCCGCTCACAGTGGTATAGTCGTCACCGTAACAACAACCTGCTGCGTGCAGGACAAGGAGTGTACGCAATGCGTCGAGCTTTACTGCTGATCATTCTGGCCTGCCTGGCCAACCCGGCTTTCGCAGGCTGGTACAAAGTGGAAGTGCTGGTCTTTGCCCGTAATCATCCGGTCAGCGACGAAATCTGGAATACCGGGCTGCAGCCCCGCTATGCCAGTCAGTCGGTCACCATCGGCGCACCGGAGCAGAGTGAATACGTGGCATCCAGTGAGGTGGCTCGCGGTGCCTGGATGCCCATCTCCGAAGAACAAACCTCCCTGCAGTACATGATGGAGCGCATGGAAAGTACCGGCGACTACCGTCAGCTGTATCATGCTGGCTGGCGCCAGACCATCAGCAACAAGGGCGACACCACGCCGGTGTATATCCGTGGCGGCCAGACCATCCTTACCGATGAGGGCGAAGTACCGGAGCTGGAAGGCACCCTGCACTTCAGCGAATCCCGCTTCGTTCACGTTTCTCCCCGGCTGTGGCTCAACACGGAAAGCAGCGGTGAACGTTTCTACGTGGACATTAGCGAAGGGCGCCGTCTCACCGGCAGTGATGTCTACTACTTTGACCACCCCATGTTCGGGATGGTAGTTCGGGTTACCCGTTAACGACACCGTCGTTCAGGCGTAATCTCGGAGCGATAAAATCCAGAAAAACCTGAATGCGGCTAGCGAGTGCCGTATTGCGGTAGTACACCGCATTCACCAGTTCTCTATCATTGGGGCCTTCTACCGACCCCGGCAATAGCGCAATCAACCTGCCCGTCGCCAGGTCACGGTCAATCATGAACGAGGACAACAGGGCAATACCCTGACCTGCAAGGCACAATTGCCGCAAAATGGTACCACTCGTGCAGGACAGAGACGGCCGAATCGTGACCGGTTCAGTCAGTGGCCAGCGATTCAGATGAGGGGCACCCGCAAAACCAATCAAGCTATGCTGCTGCAACGCCTCGATACTCCCGGGGCATCCCTCCCGCTGCAGGTAGTCCGGTGATGCCACCAAATGCAGAGGACTGCGCCCCAGAAATCGCGCATGAAGGTTGGAATCCTGCAGCGCACCAATGCGAATCGCCACATCGGTGCGGTGCTCCAGCAGATCGATAATGGTCTCATGGCTGGTCAGCTCCATCTCGATCCCGGGGTAGGCCAGCCTAAACTCGCTTACAAGGGGAACCAGCTGGTGTTCAATAAACGGGGTCACTGCATCCACTCGCAAACGACCGCGAGGCTCTCCCTGCATATTCGATAAGGCCTGCTCCGCTTCTTCGATGACAGCCAACCCCTGACGTGCCTTGTCGACGAAGCGCCTGCCCTCTTCGGTCAGCTCCAGTTTCCGGGTAGTGCGATTTAGCAAGGTACATTGCAGCTCCTGTTCAAGTCGGGAGACCGCACGAGAAACCCTGGCTACCTGCACGTCCAGCTGCCTGGAGGCCGCCGAGAAACCACCGCAATCCACCACAGCAAGGAACAACACCAGATCTTCAGTACGAGATTTTATTGTCATATTTGCAAAAATCATTTGAGACAATGGCTATTTATACCAAAAATAACAATCTCCATACTTCGCCGCAATTCACCCCTGCGCGGAGTTCCTGCCATGCCTGTCGCCCTGTTAGCGCTTACCCTCAGTGCCTTTGCCATCGGCACCACCGAATTCGTTATTGTTGGGCTGGTGCCCACTATTGCCCAGGACCTGGGGGTTAATCTCCCCTCGGCTGGCCTGCTCGTCAGCCTCTATGCACTGGGGGTCGCCACCGGCGCCCCCGTGTTGACCGCCCTGACTGGCCGCTGGAAACGCAAGACCGTACTGCTCACGATTATGGGATTGTTTGTTATCGGCAATCTGCTGGCATGGATGGCACCGGGCTATGAAGCTCTGGTGGCTGCACGTATTCTCACCGGTCTGGCCCATGGCGTGTTCTTTTCTATCGGCGCCACGATTGCCACCAGCCTGGTACCCAAAGACCGTGAGGCCAGCGCCATCGCCATCATGTTTACCGGGCTTACCGTCGCGTTGGTCACGGGTGTGCCACTGGGTACCTGGATAGGCCAGCATTTAGGCTGGCGTGCGACGTTTATGGTCGTGGCTGTGCTAGGCCTGCTTGCTCTGATTGGCAGCGCCTTGCTGGTTCCCAGGGAACTACGTGAAACGGCACCTGTAAGCCCGCGCCAACAGCTCCAGGTACTCACCCATCCCCGCTTGCTACTGGTCTATGCCATGAGGCTGTGGGCTATGGCGGCACATTTGTGGCTTTTACCTACCTGGCCCCGATTCTCGAGAACGTGACCGGCTTTGCTCCCGGCTCCGTGGCATTGATTCTGCTGGTCTATGGAGCCTCTGTGGCCGTGGGAAATCTCTGGGGCGGCAAAATGGCTGACCGGATGGGCCCGGTCCCTGCACTGTCATGGATCTTCACCGCCTTGGCCATGGTACTGCTTGTTCTTACCTTCACCATGTCCAGCCCAATTCAGTCAGTACTCACCATACTGCTGTGGGGAGCCTTTGCGTTTGGCAACGTACCCGGTCTACAGGTGTATGTGGTGCAACTGGCAGAGCGATTCACCCCGCACTCGGTGGATGTGGCCTCCGGCCTGAACATTGCTGCCTTCAATGTAGGGATTGCTTTTGGCTCAGTACTTGGAGGGGCCATTATTGAGCGACACTCCTTGCAAGACCTGCCGTGGATAGGTGCATTGATCGTGCTGCTTGCATTGCTACTGACGCGCTTCTCCGGCTACCTGGACCGGCGGCAACACAACACCCTGCCGAACGAGTCTGCAGCCAACCCTGACTCTAACTTGTGAAAACCCGCCCTACCATATTTTGAAAACAAGCAGTGGCCCCTACGCTGCAGCACAACCCCCCAGGAGAAAAGTGTGCAACAAATTCCCCCTCTCGGTTTCGGAACTTTCCGTCTCGAACACAACGTCGCCTATCGGTCGGTAAAAATGGCGCTTGAAGCCGGATATCGGCATATCGACACCGCACAAATTTACGGCAATGAAAGAGAGGTAGGCCAGGCTATCAAGGATAGCGAACTTCCTCGCGACGAGATCTTCGTAACCACCAAGGTGTGGACCGACAATCTCACTCAGGAGCGTT
Proteins encoded in this window:
- the mfd gene encoding transcription-repair coupling factor → MKLLPDSNLFPSGREHFKDWSGLDAGSMAAVLAELARSEDHLFVVLAPNTGRAQQIADSLSFYLTGSDTSVMLFPDWETLPYDHFSPHQDIVSDRIRVLHQLPTTHKGILVVPVNTLMQRLAPPLHITGNSFLLKVGDVFDMEATRERLVACGYRQRDNVYEHGEFAVRGAIMDIYPMGAPQPFRIELFDDEIESLRLFEAESQRSTGKVEDITLLPAAEFPLSAEGIARFRSNFRDTFDVDTRHVPLYQDVTDGLAAPGLEYYLPLFFEHMATLFDYLPEDVRLIELADCQPAIEHFWDDVEQRYESRRHDIHRPILAPWQLYLRPEELGAALKQHPRARQNDSDTALQFDVAAMPPLTADVRASNPLALLHTFSDAHPDTRILICAETAGRREAMLELMQKIHIQPVMKENWPDFIADPARWSLTRGELDAGFYAPDHQLLVVTENDLYGERVLQRRRRKSSSDDGAAEQAFRSLGELTVGSPVVHLEHGVGRYLGLTHMEVDRQQHEFLLLEYAGGDKLYVPVSSLHLISRYGGGDTAPLNKLGTEQWSKARQKAAEKIHDVAAELLNTYARREAREGRQFDVDMSDYERFSAGFPFEETPDQQAAIASVVTDMQSSRPMDRLVCGDVGFGKTEVAMRAAFVAVENQTQVAVLVPTTLLAQQHYESFTDRFADWPVNIEVLSRFRSAKEKTQVLQRLSEGKVDILVGTHQLLQETVAFDNLGLIIVDEEHRFGVRHKERLKQMRAECDILTLTATPIPRTLNMAMSGMRDISIIATPPQKRLSVKTFVQQHNDTAIKEALLRELLRGGQVYYLHNDIDTMEKTAEDIRKLVPDARVGIAHGQMRERELEAVMSDFYHRRFNVLVCTTIVETGIDVPSANTIIIDRADKLGLAQLHQLRGRVGRSHHQAYAYLITPSPKVMTKDALKRLEAIEQATDLGAGFMLASQDLEIRGAGELLGEEQHGNIETIGFSLYMEMLEQAVEALKRGEQPDVEKPLSGGPELNLRIPALIPEDYLPDVFGRLTLYKRIAGCKTRDGLKELQVEMIDRFGLLPEPVKNLFAVTELRQQADRLGIIRLDAHASGGKVEFGERTPVDPLTIVKLVQSGPNRFKLEGANVLRFVEGSETAEERIEAVNALLKRLSAQSIKKD
- a CDS encoding CsiV family protein — its product is MRRALLLIILACLANPAFAGWYKVEVLVFARNHPVSDEIWNTGLQPRYASQSVTIGAPEQSEYVASSEVARGAWMPISEEQTSLQYMMERMESTGDYRQLYHAGWRQTISNKGDTTPVYIRGGQTILTDEGEVPELEGTLHFSESRFVHVSPRLWLNTESSGERFYVDISEGRRLTGSDVYYFDHPMFGMVVRVTR
- a CDS encoding LysR family transcriptional regulator: MKSRTEDLVLFLAVVDCGGFSAASRQLDVQVARVSRAVSRLEQELQCTLLNRTTRKLELTEEGRRFVDKARQGLAVIEEAEQALSNMQGEPRGRLRVDAVTPFIEHQLVPLVSEFRLAYPGIEMELTSHETIIDLLEHRTDVAIRIGALQDSNLHARFLGRSPLHLVASPDYLQREGCPGSIEALQQHSLIGFAGAPHLNRWPLTEPVTIRPSLSCTSGTILRQLCLAGQGIALLSSFMIDRDLATGRLIALLPGSVEGPNDRELVNAVYYRNTALASRIQVFLDFIAPRLRLNDGVVNG